In one Liolophura sinensis isolate JHLJ2023 chromosome 11, CUHK_Ljap_v2, whole genome shotgun sequence genomic region, the following are encoded:
- the LOC135477520 gene encoding protein white-like, translating into MDKHVTKNQRLARVEKVINEMGLSKCADTLIGTPGRIKGISGGEMKRLSFASEILTNPALMFCDEPTSGLDSFMAQNIVQTLQTMAAKGRTIICTIHQPSSEVFNMFDQLLILAEGRVAYMGPSSGAIPFFKSQGLTCPSNYNPADFYIHTLAIVNGKEKECRTRVEQICDAYEKSEQAAVINRELEEFVSDHHDLGDAWVDMSSIRRYKGSWCKQFAAVFWRSWLGNFRDPNLQKIRLLQSIVIGVILGLVYLRQEYNQEAIQNLNGALFLIITNMSFSNMFAVINSFPMELPIFMREHGSRLYRVDVYFISKTIAELPNFIVFPAVFCAVIYWMIGFYEAVEQFFIFMAIMIFVANIAVSVGYVISCMTGSLNIALAIAPPLLIPLMLFGGFYVNTGTVPVYFVWLEYLSWFKYSNEIVTINQWKDVTDLACPNNTLGQRPCFTNGQEVLDSLNFSNDNITLDLGLMAALLVGYRVLAFLLLLLRSRKL; encoded by the exons ATGGACAAACATGTGACCAAAAACCAAAGGCTGGCAAGGGTAGAGAAAGTAATCAATGAA ATGGGGCTATCGAAGTGTGCGGACACCCTAATTGGGACACCTGGCAGGATTAAGGGAATATCAGGAGGAGAGATGAAGAGGTTGTCATTTGCCTCAGAG ATCCTGACGAATCCTGCACTGATGTTTTGTGACGAGCCTACATCTGGCCTGGACTCCTTCATGGCTCAGAACATTGTACAGACCTTACAGACCATGGCTGCCAAGGGCCGCACAATTATCTGTACAATCCATCAGCCTTCCTCAGAAGTCTTCAACATGTTTGACCA ACTGTTGATTTTGGCAGAAGGCCGTGTGGCTTACATGGGGCCATCATCAGGAGCCATTCCATTTTTCAAAAG TCAGGGGTTGACCTGTCCCAGTAACTATAACCCTGCTGATTTCTACATCCACACCTTAGCCATTGTTAATGGCAAGGAGAAGGAATGCAGGACAAGGGTGGAG CAAATCTGTGATGCCTATGAGAAGTCTGAACAAGCTGCTGTGATAAACAGAGAACTGGAGGAGTTTGTTTCAGATCACCATGATTTAGGGGATGCCTGG GTGGATATGTCAAGCATCAGGAG GTACAAAGGGAGCTGGTGTAAACAGTTTGCTGCTGTATTCTGGAGGTCCTGGCTTGGCAACTTCCGGGATCCTAACCTTCAGAAGATACGTCTCCTACAGAGCATT GTAATCGGTGTGATACTGGGACTGGTGTACCTCAGACAAGAGTACAACCAGGAGGCCATACAAAACCTGAACGGAGCACTCTTCCTCATCATCACCAACATGAGCTTCTCCAACATGTTCGCCGTCATCAAT TCTTTTCCGATGGAGCTGCCAATCTTCATGAGAGAGCACGGATCCAGACTGTATCGTGTGGATGTGTACTTCAtaagtaaaaccatagcagag ctacCTAACTTCATTGTGTTCCCAGCAGTGTTCTGTGCTGTCATCTATTGGATGATAG GCTTCTACGAGGCTGTGGAACAGTTCTTCATCTTTATGGCTATCATGATCTTTGTGGCAAATATCGCTGTGTCTGTAG gcTATGTGATATCCTGTATGACGGGCAGCTTGAATATCGCCTTGGCGATAGCTCCTCCTCTCCTTATTCCACTGATGCTGTTTGGGGGATTTTACGTCAACACCGG AACTGTCCCTGTGTATTTTGTGTGGTTAGAATATTTGTCATGGTTCAAATATTCAAATGAGATTGTGACCATCAACCAATGGAAAGATGTGACAGACTTAG CTTGTCCTAACAACACGCTGGGTCAGAGGCCATGCTTTACGAATGGACAGGAAGTACTGGACTCCCTGAACTTTAGCAAC GACAATATAACATTGGACCTGGGATTGATGGCTGCCCTGTTAGTGGGCTATAGGGTGTTGGCCTTCCTTTTGCTCCTTCTTCGCTCCAGGAAGCTGTGA